A window of Ruania suaedae contains these coding sequences:
- a CDS encoding FtsK/SpoIIIE domain-containing protein translates to MTGPDLGWVLPLGPETAIVGRDECAGLPLADPALSREHLAIRDRGGRVQVRDLGSANGTRLRPARRRGFHDGAARPVRGRRLRRRWRTAPVGSLLVAGATVLQVRSHPALLDVPEPEQQISDGVLGRLLMPVIISVTMIPLLLGGGGGGWRTVLMVAMPLAIVLAVLWPALRARARRRRVQRSDQPGPSTGPARPPRDGFTDPAQALAWPGAPPGQQQSAWDLGDADERAPRPGRPGRILSARRRRLAELLRHCDPPAPGDGLALVGHPDTVRGLARWIVARSVATGGGEVDGPPGWQWAHGAGSADGPPLHVHDLCTPGGRLQHDPAAAHLLLATQLADVPTWCTTVIAVRPGHDRQVSEDWARAFLAALARHRPGARALPDRVHLDEIVGPADRARLVRRWQQGETGLPGVVGVGADGPITLDLAQDGPHALVAGTTGSGKSELLLAWILSMAHRVSPQEVSFVLVDYKGGATFAPLQSLRHVVGLVTDLDEAATARALASLRAELRHREQRLAAAGAGDLDDYRRRCGDSSAAIPRLVVVVDEFRAMADAHPDQLDALVRLAAQGRSLGIHLVLATQRPGGAITPDMRANLTARLCLRVLEESDALDAIGETAPARLPRTPGRAVLRTDERQLLQAAWCGPAAQRWLPARIAVLNAAADELARHRPGGAEPRSPWAPPLPRRCTTGEITSPAQAPAQARFALPIARTDLPQEQRLGTWHWPGGTMLVSGPSGTGRSTTVRTVLEAAARAGWVTHVIGEGAPTWPGAQAPGAGTWCDPLDVRRVRRLLSGLSHGTGPALVAIDDVDAVLGALEESGAPGEGAELVGGLLRRSRRLDLDLLLTAPAPAHRWAQAVDRHLVLCPRDRADAVMAGVPGELVGSGWPPGRGVLVDRGAAVTMQVALAEPDAGAWPTPAHPPWRVRALPDRVHLGAGAGDGAGDEAAATGAVRLGRGGDDAALVRCRPRSGHVWLIAGPPGSGRSTTLATIGEQLRESGWVVLGPEGPPPTAADPPAPAPVAVLIDDADRLPATRMPPAAGGPDILLVATTGPDGALTAAHPLGARLRDADLTLVLGGGPVGHLQSALLRPHQEPDGPPGRAVLMHRGHLMALQVGLTTPGGRAATPGSEDGVRGAGPGGGRTRVGMQQADRHGHGGDDPGHREPPRQLGERRDQHRDLQQLPGDDRPPAPAPARAQRAHRREEQRGEESEHHEHPHIGPEQDATGQG, encoded by the coding sequence GTGACCGGACCCGACCTCGGATGGGTGCTGCCACTCGGTCCCGAGACCGCGATCGTGGGCCGGGACGAGTGCGCCGGCCTGCCCCTGGCAGACCCCGCGCTGTCGCGCGAGCACCTCGCGATCCGGGATCGGGGCGGCCGGGTCCAGGTGCGCGACCTGGGCTCGGCCAACGGCACGCGGCTGCGGCCGGCACGGCGCCGGGGGTTTCACGACGGCGCAGCCCGGCCGGTACGCGGCCGGCGCCTCCGGCGCCGCTGGAGGACCGCTCCCGTGGGCAGTCTCCTCGTCGCCGGAGCGACGGTGCTACAGGTGCGCAGCCACCCGGCCCTGCTGGACGTGCCCGAGCCCGAGCAGCAGATCTCCGACGGTGTGCTCGGCCGGCTGCTGATGCCGGTCATCATCTCGGTGACGATGATTCCGCTGCTGCTCGGCGGAGGCGGCGGCGGATGGCGCACCGTGCTGATGGTGGCGATGCCGCTGGCGATCGTGCTCGCCGTGCTCTGGCCGGCGCTGCGGGCGCGGGCACGACGGCGGCGGGTGCAACGGTCCGACCAGCCCGGCCCGAGCACCGGGCCGGCCAGGCCTCCCCGGGACGGTTTCACCGACCCCGCCCAGGCACTCGCCTGGCCGGGGGCCCCACCCGGGCAGCAGCAGTCGGCCTGGGACCTGGGTGACGCGGATGAGCGGGCGCCCCGCCCCGGCCGGCCAGGACGCATCCTGTCCGCCCGCCGTCGCCGCCTGGCGGAACTCCTGCGGCACTGCGATCCGCCGGCGCCCGGCGACGGGCTGGCGCTGGTGGGCCACCCGGACACCGTGCGCGGCCTGGCCCGCTGGATCGTGGCACGCTCGGTGGCCACCGGTGGCGGCGAGGTGGACGGGCCCCCCGGCTGGCAGTGGGCGCACGGGGCCGGCAGCGCCGACGGGCCGCCGCTGCACGTGCACGACCTGTGCACTCCGGGTGGGCGCCTCCAGCACGACCCGGCCGCCGCGCACCTGCTCCTGGCCACCCAGCTGGCGGACGTGCCCACGTGGTGCACCACCGTGATCGCCGTCCGGCCCGGGCACGACCGTCAGGTGAGCGAGGACTGGGCGCGGGCGTTCCTCGCGGCGCTGGCCCGGCACCGTCCGGGAGCCCGCGCGCTCCCGGACCGGGTCCACCTCGACGAGATCGTCGGACCGGCCGACCGGGCCCGCCTGGTGCGGCGCTGGCAGCAGGGCGAGACCGGCCTGCCCGGCGTGGTCGGCGTCGGCGCGGACGGGCCGATCACCCTCGACCTCGCCCAGGACGGACCGCACGCGCTGGTCGCCGGGACCACCGGCTCCGGCAAGTCCGAGCTGCTGCTGGCCTGGATCCTGTCGATGGCCCACCGCGTCTCCCCGCAGGAGGTCTCCTTCGTGCTGGTCGACTACAAGGGGGGTGCCACCTTCGCGCCGTTGCAGTCGTTGCGGCACGTGGTCGGGCTGGTCACCGACCTCGACGAAGCAGCCACCGCCCGCGCGCTGGCGAGCCTGCGGGCCGAGCTACGCCACCGGGAGCAGCGACTCGCCGCGGCCGGCGCCGGGGACCTGGACGACTACCGCCGTCGCTGCGGTGACTCCTCGGCCGCCATCCCGCGGCTGGTCGTGGTGGTGGATGAGTTCCGCGCGATGGCCGATGCCCATCCCGACCAGCTCGACGCACTCGTGCGGCTGGCGGCCCAGGGCCGCTCCCTCGGTATCCACCTCGTGCTGGCCACCCAGCGACCCGGCGGCGCCATCACCCCCGACATGCGCGCCAACCTCACCGCGCGGCTCTGCCTGCGGGTGCTGGAGGAGTCGGACGCCCTGGACGCCATCGGCGAGACGGCACCCGCGAGGTTGCCCCGCACTCCCGGCCGGGCGGTGCTGCGCACCGATGAACGCCAGCTGCTGCAGGCGGCGTGGTGCGGACCGGCGGCGCAACGCTGGCTGCCCGCACGCATCGCCGTGCTCAACGCCGCCGCGGACGAGCTCGCCCGGCACCGCCCCGGCGGGGCCGAGCCGCGCTCCCCATGGGCTCCCCCGTTGCCGCGGCGATGCACGACGGGGGAGATCACCTCACCCGCCCAGGCCCCGGCCCAGGCGCGGTTCGCGCTGCCCATCGCCCGGACCGACCTTCCGCAGGAGCAGCGCCTGGGCACCTGGCACTGGCCCGGTGGCACGATGCTCGTCTCGGGACCCTCCGGCACCGGGCGCTCCACCACCGTGCGCACCGTGCTCGAGGCCGCGGCGCGCGCAGGCTGGGTGACCCACGTCATCGGCGAGGGGGCCCCGACCTGGCCAGGTGCGCAGGCTCCGGGTGCCGGGACGTGGTGCGACCCCCTCGATGTGCGCCGGGTGCGCCGCCTGCTCAGCGGCCTCTCCCACGGCACCGGCCCGGCGCTGGTGGCCATCGACGACGTCGACGCCGTCCTCGGGGCACTGGAGGAGTCCGGCGCCCCCGGTGAGGGCGCCGAGCTGGTGGGAGGCCTGCTCCGGCGCTCACGCCGGCTCGACCTGGACCTGCTGCTCACCGCACCCGCCCCCGCGCATCGCTGGGCCCAGGCGGTGGACCGCCATCTGGTGCTGTGCCCCCGCGACCGCGCCGACGCCGTGATGGCGGGAGTGCCGGGCGAGCTCGTGGGCTCCGGCTGGCCGCCCGGGCGTGGGGTGCTGGTCGACCGCGGCGCCGCGGTCACGATGCAGGTGGCCCTCGCCGAACCCGACGCCGGCGCCTGGCCCACCCCGGCGCACCCACCCTGGCGGGTGCGCGCGCTCCCCGACCGGGTGCACCTCGGCGCCGGTGCCGGTGACGGTGCCGGTGACGAAGCAGCCGCCACCGGGGCGGTGAGGCTGGGTCGTGGGGGTGACGACGCGGCACTCGTGCGCTGCCGGCCGCGGTCCGGGCACGTCTGGCTGATCGCCGGACCACCGGGTTCCGGTCGCAGCACGACGCTGGCCACGATCGGCGAGCAGCTGCGCGAGAGCGGCTGGGTGGTGCTCGGACCCGAGGGCCCGCCACCCACCGCCGCCGATCCTCCGGCCCCGGCGCCGGTGGCCGTCCTCATCGACGACGCCGATCGCCTTCCCGCAACCCGCATGCCACCGGCCGCCGGGGGCCCGGACATCCTCCTCGTGGCTACCACCGGGCCCGACGGCGCCCTCACCGCCGCGCACCCGCTCGGCGCACGGCTGCGGGACGCCGATCTGACCCTCGTGCTCGGCGGCGGGCCGGTGGGCCACCTCCAGTCAGCGCTGCTGCGCCCGCATCAGGAGCCCGACGGACCGCCCGGACGCGCGGTGCTGATGCACCGCGGGCACCTCATGGCGCTGCAGGTGGGGCTGACCACGCCCGGCGGACGGGCCGCGACTCCTGGCTCAGAGGACGGCGTCAGGGGCGCCGGTCCCGGAGGTGGCCGCACGCGAGTCGGGATGCAGCAGGCAGATCGTCACGGTCACGGCGGCGACGATCCCGGGCACCGTGAGCCACCACGGCAGCTGGGAGAACGAAGAGATCAGCACCGCGACCTGCAGCAGCTGCCAGGTGATGACCGGCCCCCGGCCCCAGCGCCGGCCCGCGCCCAGCGCGCGCACCGCCGCGAGGAGCAGCGCGGCGAAGAGAGCGAGCACCACGAGCACCCCCACATTGGCCCCGAGCAGGACGCCACCGGCCAGGGCTGA